A region of Alosa alosa isolate M-15738 ecotype Scorff River chromosome 17, AALO_Geno_1.1, whole genome shotgun sequence DNA encodes the following proteins:
- the lrrc17 gene encoding leucine-rich repeat-containing protein 17, which yields MGFFRVLVVLLVLLVVGGAERRRGGGGRRGLVRGRGRAGAVKRLAEECKQYVEAGETYLDCQDRGLTSIPPGWPEDTQHLLLARNRLQVLRDGTFAHLKQLRSLDLQQNWISRVEDGAFAGLDQLHSLLLQNNRLRSLSEEPLTALPRLRYLRLYSNPWACDCQLDSLVRTLQVPSNRQLGNFAKCEEPEQLRGHKLKKLKADLLCEAPPPADPNAPPTPPGHAPHPPAIRKPQDATSLCHTYLVPRPLLDCTSRDLKYVPADIPPDIVKMDMSTNSIQRLRPRDFATAKDLKTLNLSSNSLESIDTAAFAGLLYLRELDLSNNSLQFFQYGVLEDLYFLKRLSLGGNPWRCDYSIHYLVYWLKHHPGVAHSGLVCSEPQEYLDWPVEDYVKTYNADCPKDRQVGGGNAELDKDAANQDTAQELKAETDEEAVGVLPSPLRMRKTFEIIRLS from the exons ATGGGGTTCTTCCGGGTTCTTGTGGTTCTGCTGGTCCTGCTGGTTGTGGGcggagcggagaggaggaggggtggtggtgggaggcGGGGCTTGGTGAGGGGGCGTGGCCGAGCAGGTGCTGTAAAGCGATTGGCTGAGGAGTGCAAGCAGTACGTGGAGGCGGGTGAGACATACCTGGACTGCCAGGACCGTGGGCTGACCTCCATACCGCCGGGCTGGCCCGAGGACACACAGCACCTGCTGCTGGCCCGCAACCGTCTGCAGGTGCTCCGGGACGGAACGTTCGCGCACCTGAAGCAGCTGCGCAGCCTGGACCTGCAGCAGAACTGGATCTCGCGCGTGGAGGACGGTGCCTTCGCCGGACTGGACCAGCTGCACTCGCTGCTCCTGCAGAACAACCGCCTGCGCTCGCTCAGCGAGGAGCCGCTGACCGCTCTGCCACGCCTGCGATACCTGCGTCTCTATAGCAACCCCTGGGCCTGCGACTGCCAGCTggacagtctggtgcgcacgcTGCAGGTGCCGTCCAACCGCCAGCTGGGGAACTTCGCCAAGTGCGAGGAGCCGGAACAACTGCGTGGACACAAGCTGAAGAAGCTGAAGGCCGACCTCCTGTGTGAGGCCCCGCCCCCTGCTGACCCCAACGCCCCGCCCACTCCACCAGGCCACGCCCCCCACCCGCCGGCCATCAGGAAACCGCAGGACGCCACCAGCCTCTGCCACACCTACCTCGTCCCCCGACCCCTGCTGGACTGCACCAGCCGAG ATCTGAAGTACGTCCCTGCGGACATCCCGCCGGACATCGTGAAGATGGACATGTCCACTAACAGCATCCAGAGGCTGAGGCCACGTGACTTTGCCACAGCTAAAGATCTGAAGACGCTGAACCTCAGCAGTAACAGTCTGGAGAGTATCGACACGG cTGCATTTGCGGGCCTGCTGTATCTCCGGGAGCTGGATCTCTCCAACAACAGCCTGCAGTTTTTCCAGTATGGCGTGCTGGAGGACCTGTACTTCCTGAAGCGTCTGTCCCTGGGGGGAAACCCCTGGCGCTGCGACTACAGCATCCACTACCTGGTGTACTGGCTGAAGCACCACCCCGGCGTAGCGCACTCCGGCCTGGTGTGCAGCGAGCCGCAGGAGTACCTGGACTGGCCCGTGGAGGACTATGTGAAGACCTACAACGCCGACTGCCCCAAGGACCGGCAGGTGGGCGGCGGCAACGCAGAGCTGGACAAGGACGCGGCCAATCAGGACACGGCACAGGAGCTGAAGGCGGAGACGGATGAGGAGGCGGTGGGGGTGCTGCCGAGCCCACTCAGGATGCGCAAGACGTTCGAGATCATACGCctcagttaa